The uncultured Fusobacterium sp. DNA segment GGGATCCAACCACGAGCTTCTTTTAATGTTTCGTAGGCTTTTTTCATAATAGAATTTTCTTCTAAATAAAGTAAACCATCAGTAGTTAATCTTGGAGTAGCAATGGAAAAACGTATTTGTCCATTAAAAGATCTTACTCCAGTAATTCCTTTAACAAAGCCATCATCTATTAAATTTTCTAAAAGTAACTCAAGTCTTTGTTGAGAAATATTTAATTTTTTTAAATCAAAAGTTGTTTCAAAATTAAAGTCTTGATTTTCATAAGAAAGATCTATTGCTTTTAAAATTTGATAAATAGATGTAGAAGTAGACATAATAAACCTCCAAAAGTTTTATTTTAATTATAACTTTTTGAAGAATTAAAGACAAGGAGTAAAAATGGGTAATGTGATTAATAAAGTTCAAATAAAATATAGAGATAATATTCCATCTCTATTCATAGATAAAATAGAAATAAAAGGAATTAAAGAATATGTTTATACAGAAAGATGTTCTATAACTGGGATAGATAGAGAATTGATGATTAAACTAGGAGATTTTGATATTGAAATATCAGATGATAAAGAAATAGGAGAATAATAGTATGAAAAAATTAGAAATAGTTCAATTTGAAGAACAAAATATACAACTATATTCACAAGATAATGAGATCTTAATGACAATGGAAGAATTAGCAAAAGCTATTGGATTTACAACGGATACAGGGTTAAAAAATTTTATATCTAATACTCCAGAACTTCTAACAGAAGAGTTCTCATTTTTAAGAAAAGTAAAGAATCTAGAGGGTGGAGTAGTAAAAAATAGAGAGAAAAGATTTTTTAATGAGCAGGGGATCTATGAAGCAGCACTTCTTGCAAGAACTGAAAAAGCTAAGAAATTTAGAAAGTTTGCAAGGGTATTAATAACAAAGTTCCATAGAAAAGAGATGTTCTTAGCTACCCCTGAAGTAACAAGTGCTAAAGTTAAAATAATGGATGAGAAGTTAGATAAGATAGAAGCAATACTTATTGAGAGACAGGAAGTATTTGAAAAGATGGAAGGCGATAGTGAAAAAGAGATAAAACTTCTTGAAAAATTAGAGGGCAAGTTAAAAACTCTTGATGGTGTAGATCAAAGATTGAGTATGATCGAAGAAAAAATAGAAGAAATAATAGTTTGTGTTAATGGAATAATAGACAATATGGAGGAAGAATAAAAAAGATGTTTGAGAAGTTCTATTTCGATCTTTTGAGCTTGAAAACAGAGATGCAATTTAGAGGGTACAGCACATCAACTCAAAAAACATATTATAAAACAGTAAAAGACTTTTTAGAAGTTACAGGAAAAGAAGCAATAGATATAAAAAGAGGGGATATCATAAGATATTTAGATAACAATTTAAAACTGCTTAATATCAATACTATCCTTGTGAAATTAAATGCTTTAGAGTTTTTCTTTAGTGAGATATTGGGAATAGATGTTGCTGAGAACATTAGAAAATACAAGAGAGAGTTTAAAACAAAAGACTTTTTAACTAAGGAACAGTTAAATATATTGATCTCCTCAGTACCAATGAGAGAACGTATCCTCTATGAAATAGTTATAGAAACAGGAATGAAGATAGAAGATATAGTTGTCCTTACAACAAATGATTTAACCTTAAAAGAGGGCACTTGGAGATTAAAGGAATATGAAATAAGCAAAGAACTTGCAACAGAGATAACAAACTATATAGAGAAAAATTACCTGGAAAGCTATATTTTTACTCTTTCTAATGGAGTTGATAATATCTTAGGAAATACTGCAAGACATTGGTTAAGAGTAAATACTAAAGAGATTTTAGGAAAGTTATATACATTTAGTGATATTAGACATAGTGTGGCTCTTGATATGGTAAAAATGGGTGATGAAAAAAGAGCAATTAAATATTTAAAACTTAAATCTAATGGAACTATAAGACAATTTTTTAAAAGAGCTGGCTATGATTATACTGAAAAATAAAAAAGCAAAGATAAGATCTGGATTTGGTCGTTCGTTTCTTATCTCTGCCAATGCTAAGACTTATAAATAAGTTCTTAGCTGAATTATACCACAAATGGAGGGATAAAGCTATGGCAAAAGTTGAATTATTAAAAGAACTGTTAGAGAGTTTAAAGACAAAACATGGATATAAAAGAATGTGTGAAAAATTAGAAAAGGAGATAGCAAAATGTCAGAACTAGAAAGAAAGGTTGAAAGATATAGAGAGAACTTGCTGAGAATGTTAGAACTGAAAAAAGGTTTGATTGATGCTGAAATATCTCTTGTTTCTCTAAAATTATCTTTAAATCTAAGTGCTTATGAATGGAAAAAGCTAGTTAATGGGCAATTAGAGGAAAGAGAAGGAGAGGTATGGGAGCTTATAAAAAATACTCCAGTACATATAAAAAATAGAGATAAAGTATATAAACATTTTCAAAAGACACTTCTTGAAAAAGATATAAAAATATCAGAGATAGCAGAAGCACTTGATATAGATATAAATAAAATAATAAGAATAGTGAAAAGGCTTAACATAAACAGAGATATTGAAACAGAAAAGAAAATTGAAAACTTTCTTGGAGTAAAAGTCTTTGAATAGGAGGCTTTTATGGTTAAAGAGTATGAAGGAAAAGAGCTGGAAAAGCTACTTGGAAAGAGCAGAACACAGATTTTAAGATTAGCAAAAGAAGAAAACTGGCAGATAGTAAAGAAAAAAGTAGGGAGAACATATAAAAACTTCTATTTAGCTGAGAGTGTAGATAACTATATAAAAGCTTTGGAGGAGAAAGAAGCTAGTAAACCAGCAAGAGTGAGAACAGTTATAAAAAAAGAGGCTACAACAATAGATGAACTACCTCTATGGAATCAAAGAGTAGCATGGGCAAGATATATTTTATGTAATAAGTTAGAAGAACAATACAGCTCATCAGCTGGAAGTAAACTAGAAATTGTAGAAAATTTTGTAAAAAATGCCTCTAAAGATTTTCCACAACAGATGGAAGTTATAAAAAAATTAAGTGTTCCTACTTTACGAAGATGGTTCGGAGTCTATTTGAAAAATAAAACTAATCCTTTAGCTCTTAGTTCAGGACATGGAACTAATAAGGGAGTAAGAAGAATTGATACAGAGGTACTAGAGGCTATAAGAGGACTATATAAAAGTAAGAATAAGCCTAATATGATGTTTGTTTATGAAAGAATAGTAGCTGCCTTTGGAACAGATGCAATATCATATGGAACTATGAGAAATTACATAAAATATGATATGACAAGTGTTGAAAAAGATAAAGCTAGAATGGGTGCAAAAGAGTTTAAAGACACTTATTCTCCTTACATAATAAGAGGATATGATGATATAAAAGCAGGTCAAGTATGGATGTCAGATGGACATGATTTAGAAATGATGTGTTACAGAGGAAATAAAAAGAAAGCTAATAGAGAGAGATATTATGGTTCTCCAAAGCTAATAGTCTGGATTGATGTAAAAAGTAGACTTATTACTGGATGGACACTATCATGGACTGAAACAACAGAAAGTATAGCAATAGCTCTTAAAAGAGGGATTGAAAAATATGGAGTTCCTGAGCAACTATTTACAGATAATGGGAAGGCATATAAATCAAAAATTCTTAAAGGAACAGATGAACTTGATGGTATTTATGCAAGTTTAGGATTAGAAGTATCTCATGCTCTTCCTTATAATGCTCAATCAAAGCATATAGAAAGATGGTTTGTAGATTTCAAAGAAACTTTTACAAAATCTTCTATCACTTATAAAGGTGGAAATATATCTGAAAGACCAGAGAGAATGAAAAGTTTTGCAATGGATAAGATTGCAAAAGGAAAGATACTAGAGCAAGAAGAACTAGAAGCAGCACTGGAAGCATTTATTAATTATAAAAATCACAGTTATTATGCTTTGAGGAGAGAAACTGGAAGAAAGGCTCATAGGGGTAGAGGAATGAATAATAGGACACCTCTTGAAGTGTTTAATGAAGAGAATCCAGTAGGAGAAAGAAAAATGCTTTCAGATGAGAAGTTGAGATTATTATTCCTTTATGAAGAGATAAGAACTATACAGCAGAATGGAATTGAATATCTTGGAAATACTTATGAACATGAAAATTTATACTTTCACCAAAAGGAAAAAGTTAAGATTAAATTTGATCCACATGACCTTAGAAGCATTTATGTATATTTAGAGACAGGAGAGTTCTTGTGCAAAGCAGACAAACTTCAAACAGCAGGTTGGAGTAATGATATTGATTCAATTAAAGCTAAAGCTAATAGACGTAAGAAGATAGCTAAACTTGAAAAATTGATTATTGGAATAAGAGAGGAGGAAAGAGAGGAAACAGGTATTATTGAGTACAATTTTGAGAAGAAAGAGGAAGAAAAGCTTATTGAAGTCAAGAAAAAGAAAAAAGAGATATATCTAGGTAATGGAATTTACCAGGTGATTGATTAGAGAGGAGAAAAATGGACGCATTAAGAAGAGAATTAGAGAGTTTTGTAGAAAATAATGGTTTTAGCTATTCAAAAGTAGCAAAAGCAATGAGTATAGGAACAAGTACCCTATCAGAATTTAGAAAAGGGAACTATAAGGGAGATATGAATGCTCTAGCAGAGAAAGTACGTGCCTTTTTAGATAGACATAGAACTACTATGAAAAGGATTAAATTTTCTGCTGATACTGAAGTAAAGAAAAGAGTATTCTATACAATAGATATGATCCAAAAGTATGTAGCTTCAAATGTTAAAGAAAGATTGTTAGAGAGTGCTAAGATTGCATATATTTTTGGAAGAGCTGGTATTGGAAAAACTCATGCTCTTCAAGAGTATGTAAAAAGTTATAAAGGAAGATGTATCTTTATTACTGCTGAAAATAACATAACAGATGGAACTATGATAAGAAAAATAGCTAGAGAGCTTAAATTAGATCATCATGGAAGAATTGAAAATTTAAAAGAAGATATAAAAGATACATTGAGATTTACAGAGACAATATTAATTATTGATGAAGGGGAGCATTTAAAACCAAAGGTGATTGATATTGTAAGAAGTATAGCGGACCAAACAGGAATTGGAGTAGTAATTGCTGGGACTGAAAAATTAAAACAACAGATATGTTCTCAAAGAGGAGAATATGAATATTTATTCAGTAGAGCAGTAATAAATATGTCTTTGAAGGATTTAGATATAAAAGATATAAGGCTTATAGTAACAAAATTCTTAGGAAGTGAAGTGGACCTTTATGAAGATAAAGAGATAGCAGAGATGATAAATTATATCAACCTTACTGTAAAAGGATCTGCAAGACAGTTATCAAACTTATTAAGTTTAGCTTCAGATATAGCTTCAAGACCAGAGAACTTTGAAGATACAAAAGGAAGAATAACAATAGAGTATATAAAAGCAGCAATCACAATGCTTTCAATAATGTAGGAGGAGAGAAAATGAGAAATATAACTTTAGAAGACACAGCAAAGGATATTTTAAAAGAAGAGTTTGGAGAAAAAGCAATATTAATAGATAGTGAGTTAAACGAGCTTTCAAGGCTCGTTATAAAAAGAAAAGATGTAATTATAGCTTTGAATAAAGGAATCTACACAAATGAAAATAAGAGAAGATACTTCCAAATAGATGGAGATATTAAAAAAGTAGTAGAGAAGATTAATGAAAAGCTTGCATTAAAAGAGTGTTGATTTTAATCGTGTTGCTTTAAAAAAGGTTGATGGAAAGGAGTCTCAATGAGAGTTACAAAAGAAGAGTTTACAGCACTTTTAAATAAGAAGAAAAAGTTAAAAGATGAAATAGAGATGATAAATATTTCAACAGAAAAAAAGATAGCAGTTATAGTTGGAAGATTAGTGGAAGTAGAAGATCTAATTTCAAGAGTAAAGGTTGAGGAGGATAGATAGTATGGAGATCAATTTAAGTAATTTAACTGAAGAACAAAGAAAACAGCTATTTGAGCAAATGAAAGAGGAAGAAAAAGCAAAGGAACAAAAGAAGCAACAAATAAGAGAAGAGTATAAAAAT contains these protein-coding regions:
- a CDS encoding BRO family protein encodes the protein MKKLEIVQFEEQNIQLYSQDNEILMTMEELAKAIGFTTDTGLKNFISNTPELLTEEFSFLRKVKNLEGGVVKNREKRFFNEQGIYEAALLARTEKAKKFRKFARVLITKFHRKEMFLATPEVTSAKVKIMDEKLDKIEAILIERQEVFEKMEGDSEKEIKLLEKLEGKLKTLDGVDQRLSMIEEKIEEIIVCVNGIIDNMEEE
- a CDS encoding AAA family ATPase produces the protein MDALRRELESFVENNGFSYSKVAKAMSIGTSTLSEFRKGNYKGDMNALAEKVRAFLDRHRTTMKRIKFSADTEVKKRVFYTIDMIQKYVASNVKERLLESAKIAYIFGRAGIGKTHALQEYVKSYKGRCIFITAENNITDGTMIRKIARELKLDHHGRIENLKEDIKDTLRFTETILIIDEGEHLKPKVIDIVRSIADQTGIGVVIAGTEKLKQQICSQRGEYEYLFSRAVINMSLKDLDIKDIRLIVTKFLGSEVDLYEDKEIAEMINYINLTVKGSARQLSNLLSLASDIASRPENFEDTKGRITIEYIKAAITMLSIM
- a CDS encoding phage integrase N-terminal SAM-like domain-containing protein; translation: MFEKFYFDLLSLKTEMQFRGYSTSTQKTYYKTVKDFLEVTGKEAIDIKRGDIIRYLDNNLKLLNINTILVKLNALEFFFSEILGIDVAENIRKYKREFKTKDFLTKEQLNILISSVPMRERILYEIVIETGMKIEDIVVLTTNDLTLKEGTWRLKEYEISKELATEITNYIEKNYLESYIFTLSNGVDNILGNTARHWLRVNTKEILGKLYTFSDIRHSVALDMVKMGDEKRAIKYLKLKSNGTIRQFFKRAGYDYTEK
- a CDS encoding transposase family protein, with the translated sequence MVKEYEGKELEKLLGKSRTQILRLAKEENWQIVKKKVGRTYKNFYLAESVDNYIKALEEKEASKPARVRTVIKKEATTIDELPLWNQRVAWARYILCNKLEEQYSSSAGSKLEIVENFVKNASKDFPQQMEVIKKLSVPTLRRWFGVYLKNKTNPLALSSGHGTNKGVRRIDTEVLEAIRGLYKSKNKPNMMFVYERIVAAFGTDAISYGTMRNYIKYDMTSVEKDKARMGAKEFKDTYSPYIIRGYDDIKAGQVWMSDGHDLEMMCYRGNKKKANRERYYGSPKLIVWIDVKSRLITGWTLSWTETTESIAIALKRGIEKYGVPEQLFTDNGKAYKSKILKGTDELDGIYASLGLEVSHALPYNAQSKHIERWFVDFKETFTKSSITYKGGNISERPERMKSFAMDKIAKGKILEQEELEAALEAFINYKNHSYYALRRETGRKAHRGRGMNNRTPLEVFNEENPVGERKMLSDEKLRLLFLYEEIRTIQQNGIEYLGNTYEHENLYFHQKEKVKIKFDPHDLRSIYVYLETGEFLCKADKLQTAGWSNDIDSIKAKANRRKKIAKLEKLIIGIREEEREETGIIEYNFEKKEEEKLIEVKKKKKEIYLGNGIYQVID
- a CDS encoding YjcQ family protein, translated to MSTSTSIYQILKAIDLSYENQDFNFETTFDLKKLNISQQRLELLLENLIDDGFVKGITGVRSFNGQIRFSIATPRLTTDGLLYLEENSIMKKAYETLKEARGWIPGFSN